GCGGAATACCTCGCCACCTTGAAACCAAGAGATAAAGATCACTTTATCAGGCTCAGGGATATCAAATCGCTCCCCGTACATTTCTGAATGAGGAATCTCAATATAATCGCCAATTCCTTGGGTAATGGGATGTCCCGGCGCAATATTCCACAATCTTTCTTTTTCACCGATTTCCCGCCAGCGCAACGAGCAATTGGTTCCCATCAGCGCTTTGAAAATTTTCGAATAATGCGCCGAATGGAGCACGATCAAACCCATGCCTTCCAAAACCCTTCGTTGTACCCGCCTGGCGACCTCATCGCTCACCTGCTGATGCACTTTATGACCCCACCAGATCAGCACATCCGTTTGATTTAAAATCGCTTCAGACAGCCCATGCTCGAGCTGATCCAGCGTGGCGGTTTTTACGGCAATATCCTCGTGAGCCGATAGAAATCCAGCTATGGTTTGATGCATGCCATTGGGATAGATTTTGCGGACATTTTCGTCCTGGCGTTCGTGGATGAACTCGTTCCAGATGGTAACGTGGATTTTTTTCGTCATAATAATTGCTCGTGTATTGATAATAAAAAAGCCAATTAAAAAGTAAGGTGATTAAAATAAATTGAGGGAGATAAGTTCCAAGAAACAGCTATCAATGAGCTCAAAAATGATATCTGTGGCGAGATTTATGGGTGCATTCATCATTAGTCATGCATTAAGCTTGGTAAAATGATTGATGAGAGAAGAGTCAACTTCATTAAGAAAGCAGGATTAGGTTCGAGCAGCAGAGTGATCAAAAAGAGTTTTAGGTTCGCCGACTATCAGAAATATCATGCGTAATGGAATTCTTCTCCATGATTTTTTAAAAAGAAAATGATGCTTTAGTTTAAACGGCGAATTTCCACTTTGACGCTCGCTCAGCTACGCCCTTCGCAGCTTCAGCAAAAATGTTGTCCCTCGATTTGGAGCGCTCTTAATTACATCAATGCTCCCTCCGTATTTTTCCAGGGTCTTTCGAGCGTAATAGAGGCCAAAGCCGCCATTCGAATCGTTCTTAGTAGAGTATCCTTCCTCAAAAATTGTGTCCCAAAGCCTTCGAGGTATGCCACAACCATTGTCAGAGAATTCAATAAAAAGATGACGATCGTTTTGATGAAGCTTGACGGAAATTTTTGGATTAGGTTGACCGATCATTGCCCGCTGAGCATTCTGCACCAGATTATCCATGATCATCGCAAATTCGTTCGGCTTAATGCAGACCCAGGCTTCCTCCTGTTGAACGTTTCCATTTGAAAAACGGATCACAGCTGCTGGGTTATGGTCTAGTGCTGCAAAGGTCCCATGAATAAATTTAACCGCATCGCATGTGAACCAGCGAATCGCACTGCGATAGACCTCTCTAAGGTTCAATTTGATCTGTTCGATCAAATGATAGACATTTTTCAATAAATCTCTTGAGATACTTTTCTTCAATGCCAATATCACTTTAATCTTTTCAAGATTGGAAGAGAGCGCCAACCGCTGTCGATCCAATTCCGCTGCTGCTTGAACCTGAATCCCAGCGCTTTGGGCCAACTGGTGAATGTGACCGAGCTCTTTGAAAGCCAATTGGTAATAGCTCAAAATGGTTTCCTTGAGTTGTTGTTCAATTTTTTCTGAAATCGGCTGATTGGGAGGTAAATTGACGGCGAACAGTTGCAATTGATTTAAACAACTGGTGGCCCAACTGCCATGATCAAATGCTTTGCAAGCGACCAGCAACTCTTCTGCCAATCGTTCCTTGGTGGTGTGAGCCACCTGCATTTTTTGGATGTAAGCTAATCCTCCGAAAGAAAAAATTGCCAGCAATACCGGAACAATTGATGCGAACCATATATTAGCATCCTTGGTGACGAAAACAAGGATGAGATACAATCCTAACGGATAGCCAGGCAACAGCATTGGATGGCGTAGGGCGATCCACTTTTTTCGATCAAAGATCAAGGCAGCAGCGATAAACAGTGCCACCAAAGCGATAAATTTGAAAAATTCAATCTGAACCCGTTGCGATTTTACGATTCGCATGACAGAACGCTGGAGCAAGGCGAGCGATTTTGCCCAGCCAGCCTGTTCTTCAATAAATAAAATTTGTCCTGGCTCCACATTAGTTTTAAAAATTTCGATACCGCTGGGAAACCAGATTTTCAGATCATAGGTCTGATCACTCTGAACCCCAAAATGGATGGTAGTGGAATTCATGCAGCCGTAGCCGTACCCACCGTTAATTTCTCGCATGCCCAGCAAATATTCCTTTTGATCGAGATGACCGCTTGCATATAAAAATGCTTTGGCGCCAATGGCATCCCGATTGCTTTTGGTGCCAATTAATTTAATTTCCAAATAGTTTTTGTTATTGAGTTTATTTTCGTAATAAATGCTCTCGGCATCATTATTGGCGACATACAAGTCCAGATCGCCATCGTTATCGGGGTCGCCGCAAGCTACGCCATTGGAATAGCGAGCGGATTCTAATTTAAAAGTCTTTTCATCTTTGATGAATTTCTTGTTGCCGAGATTTTTAAAAAAGATATTCGGTCCCCGATTGGACAGAAACAGATCGAGATCACCGTCGTTATCCGCATCGAAGAAGCAGGCGCTGCTGGTGAGGCAGGAATCGAGCAACCCTGCTGCCTCTGTAATATCGGTGAAGTGACCCATGCCGTCATTTTCATACAGTCGATTGCTTGAAACTAATTTGCAAATATAGAGATCGAGATCGCCGTCATTGTCGATATCCGCCAGGCAGGCTGCTGTGCTTTTGGCCAGTGAATCGGGCCCGGGTGGCAACCAGAGGTTTGTGACATCTCGATAAAATGGGAGGTGAGTGCGAAGATCGATCCCATCGTTACGATAGACCCGATTGGGTAAATTGAAGAATGTTACCACCAAATCCAGATCGCCATCGCCATCCAGGTCGCCGAGGGTGGCACTTTTGCCGCCACGACGGCTGGTAAGTCCCGCCAAATGCGTGATCTCTCTAAATTTCCCAAACCCATTGTTGAGGAATAGCATGTTGGTGGTATCCTCATTGGTAACGAACAGATCGACGTCGCCGTCGTTATCAATATCGCCCCAGGTTCCGACCTGGGAGCGGACGATGCCGCCAGACACGCCGGCTTTAATAGCTACCTCTCGAAAGCTTTGATTTTCTCGATTTTCATAAAGCATGTTTTTTTCGTACATGCTGGTGAGATAAATATCCCGATCTCCATCATTGTCCATATCGGCGATGGCGACGCCCATGTCGAAAATTACAGGCCCTTCTTTGGAGCGAGCTGGTTCGAGCAGATCTAGATGCTCAGCGCCATCGATGAAGAAATTTCCATGAATATTTTTGATTTGCCGATTGCCTCTATATAGAAAAACATGGTTTTTATCAAATGTGTTTATGCTATATACATCATCATCCCCATCGCCATCCAAATCTCCAAAGGCAACGCCGTATTCATCAGAAGTTCCTTGCATCGGAGATGATACATACTGCCAGAGTTGCCGGGGAGAAGGCGTCGATTGTTGGTGGATATAGCTTATTTTACCATCATGCGTAAGCAAATAGATTTTGGTTTGGGGATTTTCAGGTGGTTTAGTGAACCAGAGGATATCGCGCTGGCGATTGGGATAAGAAACAATAGCCGTTCCTGCGCTACCGCCTTTCACAATTCCGTTGTTATGGAAAAATGTGGGACGAATTATATCTTGCCAGTTGACCACGAGCGTATCTTGAATCAAAGTCGTGAAATCTACCAGATTCGATTGATCTCGCACCAATCGGATCACCTGGGGATTGTCATTCAGAAAACCCCAGCCGAGGGTATCATTCACCATGACAACACTCGGTATGGCATCTCTTTTAAATTGCATTTTGATCCCCCAATTTTTACCATCCCAATGCAACAGGAATCCGATGTCCCGATATTTGCCACCAGCCCAGCCACAACTGTCGTTGGCCATGCTGATATTGGTTACGTGGCCAAATATGGGACAGGGTACCAGTTCCCATTTCGATCCATCAAAGTGCATAATCTGTCCCCACTGACAAACGGCCCAGATATTATTCGGGCCTAAATAGTCCATTTGCAGAATCGGGTCAGCGTTGGGAGTGTAATAATCAATCGGTTTATCATTTACCAGGTGGCGAATACAATAGCGATATCTTATTTTGTCGAAGCAACCGAACCATGGACCCTGGGCGTAATAGCCGAATAATTCAAAGAATTGAATATTTGTT
This DNA window, taken from candidate division KSB1 bacterium, encodes the following:
- a CDS encoding ThuA domain-containing protein; its protein translation is MTKKIHVTIWNEFIHERQDENVRKIYPNGMHQTIAGFLSAHEDIAVKTATLDQLEHGLSEAILNQTDVLIWWGHKVHQQVSDEVARRVQRRVLEGMGLIVLHSAHYSKIFKALMGTNCSLRWREIGEKERLWNIAPGHPITQGIGDYIEIPHSEMYGERFDIPEPDKVIFISWFQGGEVFRSGCCWERGHGQIFYFSPGHETYPIYHQPEIQRVITNAVRWARPQVMIQDKCPMVEPLEKIGNLPLSG
- a CDS encoding FG-GAP-like repeat-containing protein, with the protein product MSSFPFEEKIFGAIFFDSSNGWALTGDASRKLYHLKNGVWQVDLTPTNIQFFELFGYYAQGPWFGCFDKIRYRYCIRHLVNDKPIDYYTPNADPILQMDYLGPNNIWAVCQWGQIMHFDGSKWELVPCPIFGHVTNISMANDSCGWAGGKYRDIGFLLHWDGKNWGIKMQFKRDAIPSVVMVNDTLGWGFLNDNPQVIRLVRDQSNLVDFTTLIQDTLVVNWQDIIRPTFFHNNGIVKGGSAGTAIVSYPNRQRDILWFTKPPENPQTKIYLLTHDGKISYIHQQSTPSPRQLWQYVSSPMQGTSDEYGVAFGDLDGDGDDDVYSINTFDKNHVFLYRGNRQIKNIHGNFFIDGAEHLDLLEPARSKEGPVIFDMGVAIADMDNDGDRDIYLTSMYEKNMLYENRENQSFREVAIKAGVSGGIVRSQVGTWGDIDNDGDVDLFVTNEDTTNMLFLNNGFGKFREITHLAGLTSRRGGKSATLGDLDGDGDLDLVVTFFNLPNRVYRNDGIDLRTHLPFYRDVTNLWLPPGPDSLAKSTAACLADIDNDGDLDLYICKLVSSNRLYENDGMGHFTDITEAAGLLDSCLTSSACFFDADNDGDLDLFLSNRGPNIFFKNLGNKKFIKDEKTFKLESARYSNGVACGDPDNDGDLDLYVANNDAESIYYENKLNNKNYLEIKLIGTKSNRDAIGAKAFLYASGHLDQKEYLLGMREINGGYGYGCMNSTTIHFGVQSDQTYDLKIWFPSGIEIFKTNVEPGQILFIEEQAGWAKSLALLQRSVMRIVKSQRVQIEFFKFIALVALFIAAALIFDRKKWIALRHPMLLPGYPLGLYLILVFVTKDANIWFASIVPVLLAIFSFGGLAYIQKMQVAHTTKERLAEELLVACKAFDHGSWATSCLNQLQLFAVNLPPNQPISEKIEQQLKETILSYYQLAFKELGHIHQLAQSAGIQVQAAAELDRQRLALSSNLEKIKVILALKKSISRDLLKNVYHLIEQIKLNLREVYRSAIRWFTCDAVKFIHGTFAALDHNPAAVIRFSNGNVQQEEAWVCIKPNEFAMIMDNLVQNAQRAMIGQPNPKISVKLHQNDRHLFIEFSDNGCGIPRRLWDTIFEEGYSTKNDSNGGFGLYYARKTLEKYGGSIDVIKSAPNRGTTFLLKLRRA